A single window of Mugil cephalus isolate CIBA_MC_2020 chromosome 1, CIBA_Mcephalus_1.1, whole genome shotgun sequence DNA harbors:
- the spryd4 gene encoding SPRY domain-containing protein 4, which yields MAAPISAARLCRLAARTVSSISSRPRRTVSLPARIRYISTSTANNLQFRLDERTAHSSLDLFKKDTGVIYRILGLDPSHVQDNPERFRDWAVVFGDGKISGGRHYWEVTVKKSQEFRLGVAEALMSRDDCVGTNSSSWVFGYAQRKWFAMTSNKIVPVTLVGKPDRVGILLDYEAGLLGLVDIEKRRITHALRAQFKAPLCPAFGLWDGELLTHSGLEEPEGLK from the exons ATGGCGGCGCCTATAAGTGCAGCTCGTCTCTGTCGCCTGGCAGCGCGGACTGTGTCCTCGATATCATCCAGACCCAGGCGGACTGTCAGCCTGCCAGCAAGGATACGCTACATATCCACATCCACGGCGAATA ATCTGCAGTTCAGGCTGGATGAGCGAACGGCCCACAGCAGCCTGGACCTCTTCAAGAAAGACACGGGCGTCATCTACCGCATCCTGGGCCTGGACCCCAGCCACGTTCAGGACAACCCCGAGCGCTTCCGAGACTGGGCCGTCGTGTTCGGCGATGGGAAGATCAGCGGCGGGCGACACTACTGGGAGGTGACGGTCAAAAAGTCTCAAGAATTTCGTCTGGGCGTGGCCGAAGCGCTGATGTCCAGGGACGACTGCGTGGGCACCAACAGCTCCTCCTGGGTGTTCGGCTACGCTCAGCGGAAGTGGTTCGCCATGACCAGCAACAAGATAGTCCCCGTGACGCTGGTGGGCAAGCCGGACCGCGTGGGGATCCTGCTTGACTATGAGGCGGGGCTCCTGGGGCTGGTGGACATCGAAAAGCGCAGGATCACTCATGCTCTCAGGGCTCAGTTCAAGGCTCCTCTCTGCCCTGCGTTTGGACTTTGGGACGGGGAGCTGCTCACACACTCTGGTCTGGAGGAACCTGAAGGCCTAAAGTGA